The Corynebacterium tuberculostearicum genome window below encodes:
- a CDS encoding DoxX family protein — protein sequence MSDKQQPDKASPFDEDMDVPTYNAKPASKDSVSGQKKSRPGLFERAGRAEPQEIKPSQAQQDHPETEVLSYSSANEAARQDSGAGEETVAFAQPESTTPASVEQETALATADAPVDSTLSTETAEEREARLQAEQEEKEGYQRYGRRGTIDFGLLFIRLALSAYLIVAGAKTFFTLGDSEGLSGLEGDFANYAWDTALSIAVPTMQLIAGVFLLLGLITPLAAMIGLVVTGFTAVHELAQADAGLDVFSWPESVWLSLVLFVIAVGLQFTGPGFISLDFKRSWARRPLGTSWAFVLIGVAILVALWFFGAGVNPLN from the coding sequence ATGAGCGATAAGCAGCAACCGGATAAAGCCAGCCCGTTTGATGAGGATATGGACGTGCCTACCTACAACGCGAAGCCCGCTAGTAAGGATTCTGTCTCCGGCCAGAAAAAGTCGAGGCCCGGCCTTTTCGAGCGCGCCGGCCGCGCTGAGCCGCAGGAGATCAAGCCTTCCCAGGCGCAGCAGGACCACCCTGAAACCGAGGTGCTGTCCTATTCCAGTGCCAATGAAGCCGCACGTCAGGACAGTGGCGCCGGCGAAGAGACCGTAGCCTTCGCGCAACCGGAGTCCACCACGCCGGCTAGCGTAGAGCAAGAAACGGCACTTGCTACTGCCGACGCCCCCGTGGACAGCACCCTCAGCACCGAAACCGCAGAGGAGCGCGAGGCGCGCCTGCAGGCGGAGCAGGAAGAAAAGGAAGGCTATCAGCGCTATGGTCGCCGCGGCACCATCGACTTCGGCCTGCTATTTATCCGTTTGGCGCTGAGTGCTTACCTCATCGTCGCGGGAGCAAAGACCTTCTTCACGCTTGGCGATAGCGAGGGCTTGTCCGGCCTGGAAGGCGATTTTGCCAACTATGCTTGGGATACTGCATTGTCCATCGCGGTGCCGACCATGCAGCTTATCGCTGGCGTGTTCTTGCTGCTCGGCCTCATTACGCCACTGGCGGCCATGATTGGCCTGGTAGTGACCGGCTTTACCGCCGTCCACGAGCTCGCCCAGGCCGATGCCGGCCTGGATGTCTTTAGCTGGCCGGAATCCGTATGGCTTTCCTTGGTCCTCTTTGTCATCGCAGTGGGCCTGCAGTTTACTGGCCCAGGCTTTATCTCTCTAGACTTCAAGCGCTCGTGGGCACGCCGCCCGCTGGGTACTTCCTGGGCCTTTGTGCTCATTGGCGTAGCTATCCTCGTCGCGCTTTGGTTCTTCGGCGCAGGCGTTAATCCGTTGAACTAG
- a CDS encoding transcriptional regulator: MSELDPVIHPLNRFKICAVLNAAGAVEGAINKEMRFAAIRDKVNQSDATLSKQLSALEKEGYVSRFREYGSSRGKDTVWVMLTAKGKAAFDSHLAALKTLAGQE; encoded by the coding sequence ATGAGTGAGCTTGATCCAGTAATTCACCCGCTCAACCGATTTAAAATTTGTGCGGTGCTCAACGCGGCTGGCGCAGTGGAAGGCGCCATCAACAAAGAGATGCGCTTTGCTGCGATTCGGGACAAGGTGAATCAATCCGATGCCACGCTGTCTAAGCAGCTAAGCGCACTGGAAAAAGAGGGGTATGTCAGTCGTTTTCGTGAGTATGGATCCTCGCGTGGCAAGGACACGGTATGGGTGATGCTCACGGCTAAAGGTAAGGCCGCATTCGATTCGCACCTTGCGGCGCTTAAGACGCTAGCGGGGCAGGAGTAG
- a CDS encoding glycosyltransferase family 87 protein, with product MKLARTPLFRYALALLGLIFGACKIIQDTRITDFPIDMVVYREGVKAFLEHRSVYSEPMLAGDIELPFIYPPFGALVMVPLTAFDGIDHDMAGDIMVVLSDLLLLVCLYFVFKAVLKKPDFLLPITTIAWAIALRFEPVDLNNGFAQINIVVMALVILDLVPRKRFLPQGILIGLAAAIKITPLAMLLYFLVRKEWKQIATAFLSAVAATLLAAAFRWDAFVEFFSSKLLDMGSGGDFGVATDYQSNSSIKGAIQRMYSSTEAMDANGLTINLAWLAASLVVIVFAAWLIKRLCEEHLLVDAQLVTALTLLLISPVSWSHHWVWLTLIIPVFVYRAWTWLPSGWAAGSLLTVLIAWAAMLLTVPPKWWWGDQVDVHAMERYQKFWVDDFVWLTILAVALFAAAFYASQRNSRNANTATPAPLAS from the coding sequence ATGAAACTCGCGCGCACCCCACTTTTTCGTTATGCCTTAGCTCTGCTGGGCCTCATTTTTGGCGCCTGCAAGATTATTCAAGACACCCGCATCACGGACTTTCCCATTGACATGGTGGTCTACCGCGAGGGCGTCAAAGCCTTCCTTGAGCACCGATCCGTCTATAGCGAGCCCATGCTGGCCGGGGACATTGAACTTCCCTTCATTTATCCACCCTTTGGCGCGCTCGTCATGGTTCCGCTCACGGCCTTTGACGGCATTGACCACGATATGGCGGGCGACATCATGGTCGTCCTGTCCGATCTACTCCTGCTCGTCTGCCTCTACTTTGTCTTCAAGGCGGTGCTAAAGAAGCCGGATTTTCTCTTGCCAATTACCACCATTGCCTGGGCCATTGCCTTACGCTTCGAACCGGTTGATCTCAACAATGGTTTTGCACAGATCAACATCGTGGTGATGGCGCTGGTTATCCTCGACCTCGTTCCGCGCAAGCGCTTCTTGCCCCAAGGAATCCTGATTGGCTTGGCCGCAGCTATCAAAATTACCCCACTGGCGATGCTGCTCTACTTCCTCGTGCGCAAGGAATGGAAGCAGATTGCCACGGCTTTCCTCTCCGCAGTCGCAGCCACTCTCCTCGCCGCAGCCTTCCGCTGGGACGCATTCGTGGAGTTCTTCAGCTCTAAATTGCTCGATATGGGCTCTGGCGGCGACTTCGGCGTGGCAACCGATTACCAGTCCAATAGCTCCATCAAGGGAGCCATTCAGCGCATGTATTCCTCTACGGAAGCCATGGACGCCAATGGACTGACCATCAACCTTGCGTGGCTCGCAGCCTCCCTCGTGGTCATCGTCTTTGCCGCGTGGCTTATCAAGCGACTGTGCGAGGAGCACTTGCTTGTCGACGCCCAATTGGTCACCGCCCTCACCCTCCTCCTCATCTCCCCTGTTTCCTGGTCGCACCACTGGGTCTGGCTCACGCTCATCATCCCGGTCTTTGTCTACCGCGCCTGGACCTGGCTGCCGTCAGGTTGGGCTGCAGGCAGCCTCCTGACCGTCCTTATCGCCTGGGCAGCCATGCTGCTGACAGTTCCGCCTAAGTGGTGGTGGGGCGATCAAGTCGATGTCCACGCCATGGAGCGCTACCAAAAGTTCTGGGTGGATGACTTCGTATGGCTAACCATACTGGCCGTCGCACTTTTCGCAGCCGCTTTCTATGCCTCCCAGCGCAATAGCCGGAACGCGAATACCGCTACTCCTGCCCCGCTAGCGTCTTAA
- the ilvD gene encoding dihydroxy-acid dehydratase has protein sequence MFPLRSKVTTVGRQASGARALWRATGTKENDFGKPIVAIANSYTQFVPGHVHLKNVGDIVADAVREAGGVPKEFNTIAVDDGIAMGHSGMLYSLPSREIISDSIEYMANAHTADALVCISNCDKITPGMLNAALRLNIPTIFVSGGPMEAGKAVVVDGVAHAPTDLITAITASANDAVSDEGLTQVEESACPTCGSCSGMFTANSMNCLTEALGLALPGNGTTLATHTARRSLFEKAGSTIVDMCRRYYGEEDESVLPRNIATKEAFTNAMALDMAMGGSTNTILHTLAAAQEGEVDFTLDDINDISYRVPCLSKVAPNGTYHIEDVHRAGGIPAILGELRRAGHLNLKVHTALYDNAEQWLDDWDIRNPHATDEARELYYAAPGGVRTTEPFSQSNRWDELDTDAAHGCIHDADHAFSSDGGLVVLRGNLAPDGAIVKAAGVDEELWTFSGPARVVESQEEAVSIILNKEVQPGDVVVIRYEGPAGGPGMQEMLHPTSFLKGAGLGKACALITDGRFSGGTSGLSIGHISPEAAHQGLIGLIENGDTITIDIHQRQLTLDVDEDVLERRRAAQEQREQPWTPVNRNRPITKALRAYAAMATSADRGAVRAVDGHVN, from the coding sequence ATGTTCCCGCTGCGTTCAAAAGTAACTACCGTCGGCCGCCAAGCCTCTGGCGCCCGCGCCCTCTGGCGGGCCACCGGCACCAAGGAAAATGACTTTGGCAAACCGATCGTCGCCATCGCCAACTCCTACACCCAATTCGTCCCCGGCCACGTACATCTCAAAAACGTTGGCGATATCGTCGCCGACGCCGTGCGCGAGGCTGGCGGCGTGCCCAAGGAATTCAATACCATCGCCGTCGATGATGGCATCGCCATGGGACACAGCGGCATGCTCTACTCGCTGCCTTCGCGCGAAATCATCTCCGATTCCATCGAGTACATGGCCAATGCCCACACTGCCGACGCCCTAGTATGCATCTCCAATTGCGATAAGATCACCCCGGGCATGCTCAATGCGGCACTGCGCCTGAACATTCCCACCATTTTCGTCTCGGGTGGACCGATGGAGGCCGGCAAAGCCGTCGTGGTTGATGGCGTAGCCCACGCCCCCACCGACCTCATCACCGCCATCACCGCCTCTGCCAATGACGCGGTATCCGATGAAGGCTTGACCCAGGTGGAGGAATCCGCCTGCCCCACCTGCGGCTCCTGTTCTGGCATGTTTACCGCCAATTCCATGAACTGCCTGACCGAGGCACTCGGCTTGGCGCTGCCCGGCAACGGCACCACCCTGGCCACCCACACGGCTCGCCGCAGCCTTTTTGAAAAGGCCGGCTCCACCATCGTCGATATGTGCCGCCGCTATTACGGCGAGGAGGACGAATCCGTTCTCCCCCGCAATATCGCTACCAAGGAAGCCTTCACCAATGCCATGGCGCTTGACATGGCCATGGGCGGATCCACCAACACCATCCTGCACACGCTCGCGGCCGCACAGGAGGGCGAGGTGGATTTCACCCTCGATGACATTAATGACATCTCCTACCGCGTGCCCTGCCTGTCCAAGGTCGCGCCCAATGGCACCTACCACATTGAGGATGTCCACCGCGCCGGCGGTATCCCCGCTATCTTGGGAGAGCTTCGCCGCGCCGGGCACCTGAACTTGAAGGTGCATACGGCGCTCTATGACAACGCCGAGCAGTGGCTCGATGACTGGGATATCCGCAACCCGCACGCCACGGATGAGGCTCGCGAACTGTACTACGCCGCGCCGGGCGGCGTGCGCACTACCGAACCCTTTTCCCAATCCAACCGCTGGGACGAGCTCGATACCGACGCCGCTCATGGCTGCATTCACGACGCCGATCACGCCTTTTCTTCCGACGGCGGCCTAGTTGTCCTGCGCGGAAACCTGGCTCCAGACGGGGCCATCGTCAAGGCAGCGGGCGTTGATGAAGAGCTGTGGACATTCTCTGGACCTGCTCGTGTGGTGGAATCCCAGGAGGAGGCCGTATCGATAATCCTGAACAAGGAAGTTCAGCCGGGCGACGTGGTGGTCATTCGCTATGAAGGCCCGGCCGGCGGCCCGGGTATGCAGGAAATGCTCCACCCCACCTCCTTCCTCAAGGGTGCCGGCTTGGGCAAGGCATGCGCCTTGATTACCGACGGCCGCTTTTCCGGCGGCACCTCCGGCCTCTCCATCGGCCACATCTCCCCCGAGGCGGCCCACCAGGGCCTTATCGGGCTCATCGAAAATGGCGACACCATCACCATCGACATCCACCAGCGCCAACTCACCCTGGATGTGGACGAGGACGTGCTGGAGCGCCGCCGAGCCGCCCAGGAACAGCGCGAGCAACCGTGGACTCCGGTGAACCGCAACCGCCCCATCACCAAGGCGCTGCGCGCGTATGCAGCCATGGCCACCTCTGCCGATCGCGGCGCGGTGCGCGCGGTCGATGGCCATGTGAATTAG
- a CDS encoding PH domain-containing protein translates to MTPPPKDNQPRQSTTQAEVFKPSRDHILGILILSAIALLSIGWAPKYLAWLFIIPILGLWWVIKSRTKVSESGIAISYAFRKNIQIAWDDFAGIGFQRARTFARTKAGAEHSLPGVTFNSLPRLSEASRGRIPDALTQGREAADDKVVIVHRDGQQVLLSKEEYEDYLERHPELKPSAEN, encoded by the coding sequence ATGACTCCACCACCTAAGGACAACCAACCTCGTCAGTCCACCACCCAGGCAGAGGTTTTCAAGCCATCCCGCGACCACATCTTGGGCATCCTCATCCTGTCCGCCATTGCTCTGCTGAGCATCGGATGGGCCCCCAAATACCTCGCATGGCTGTTCATAATCCCCATCCTCGGATTGTGGTGGGTCATAAAATCCCGCACCAAAGTCTCCGAATCTGGAATCGCTATCTCTTACGCATTCCGGAAAAATATCCAGATCGCATGGGACGATTTTGCCGGAATCGGCTTCCAACGCGCCCGCACCTTCGCCCGCACCAAGGCCGGCGCGGAGCACAGCCTGCCCGGCGTTACCTTTAACTCGCTCCCGCGACTTTCGGAGGCCTCCCGCGGCCGCATCCCTGACGCCCTTACCCAGGGCCGTGAAGCGGCAGATGACAAGGTGGTAATTGTCCACCGTGACGGCCAACAAGTCCTCCTCAGCAAAGAAGAGTATGAGGACTACCTCGAGCGCCACCCCGAGCTCAAGCCTTCGGCCGAAAACTAA
- a CDS encoding acetolactate synthase large subunit has protein sequence MVTTTSPTPASVAAASRAHAPERMSGAHAIVRTLEDLGTDLVFGIPGGAVLPLYDALHTSTKLRHVLTRHEQGAGHAAEGYAQASGKVGVCLATSGPGATNLVTALADANLDSVPIVAITGQVGSNLLGTDAFQEADIRGVTMPITKHNYIVTEPSQIPAAIAAAFHLASTGRPGPVLVDIPKDVQNGELEYSFPATFDLPGYKPTTKPHHRQIAQAVELIAQAEKPVIYAGGGVIKAEAAKELREFAEFTGIPVVTTLMALGAFPESHPLHMGMPGMHGTVPAVAAMQRADLLITIGARFDDRVTGDTSTFAPGAQVIHADIDPAEIGKIREVAVPIVGDARNVLAGLLKEYRKNSAVKSPELGPWRDYLDGVKERFPRGYDPTPDGHLNPQFVLEKLSETVGPEAIYCAGVGQHQMWSAQFIDFEHPRSWINSGGAGTMGYAVPAALGAKAACPDKEVWAIDGDGCFQMTNQELTTAVLEGFPFKVAVINNGNLGMVRQWQTLFFNENYSNTKLRERDVYTPDFVRLAEALGSEAIRVTCEEEVVPAIERARAVNDRPVVIDFIVGEDAQVWPMIGGGASNEEIQYARGLRPLFDENESAAETPADIDETIQEV, from the coding sequence GTGGTTACGACAACTTCGCCCACGCCCGCTTCGGTGGCTGCAGCCTCACGCGCCCACGCTCCGGAGCGGATGAGTGGTGCCCACGCCATTGTCCGCACTCTCGAAGACTTGGGAACCGATCTCGTCTTCGGCATTCCAGGCGGTGCCGTGCTTCCTCTATACGATGCCTTGCACACCTCGACCAAGCTGCGCCATGTGCTCACCCGCCATGAACAGGGTGCCGGCCACGCCGCCGAAGGCTACGCTCAAGCTTCCGGCAAAGTAGGCGTATGCCTTGCCACCTCCGGGCCGGGTGCGACCAACTTGGTGACAGCGCTTGCCGACGCCAACCTGGACTCCGTTCCCATCGTTGCCATCACCGGCCAGGTGGGCAGCAACCTCTTGGGAACCGATGCCTTCCAAGAGGCCGATATTCGCGGCGTGACTATGCCGATTACCAAGCACAACTACATCGTGACGGAACCGAGCCAGATTCCAGCTGCCATTGCAGCCGCATTCCATCTGGCGTCTACGGGCCGTCCGGGGCCGGTCTTGGTGGATATCCCGAAGGACGTGCAAAACGGTGAATTGGAGTATTCCTTCCCGGCTACGTTTGATCTGCCTGGATATAAACCGACAACCAAGCCGCACCATCGCCAGATCGCGCAAGCGGTTGAGCTCATTGCACAGGCAGAAAAGCCGGTCATCTATGCCGGCGGCGGTGTTATCAAGGCGGAGGCGGCAAAAGAACTGCGCGAGTTTGCGGAATTTACCGGAATTCCTGTGGTGACCACGCTCATGGCCTTGGGCGCTTTTCCAGAGTCTCATCCGCTGCACATGGGCATGCCGGGCATGCATGGCACCGTCCCTGCAGTTGCGGCCATGCAGCGAGCTGACCTGTTGATTACTATCGGCGCGCGATTTGATGATCGAGTAACCGGCGATACCTCCACTTTTGCCCCTGGGGCCCAGGTAATTCATGCTGATATTGACCCGGCTGAAATTGGGAAAATCCGCGAGGTTGCCGTGCCAATCGTGGGCGATGCGCGCAACGTGTTGGCAGGTCTCTTAAAGGAGTACCGCAAGAACTCCGCGGTGAAATCTCCGGAATTAGGCCCATGGCGGGATTACCTCGATGGGGTCAAGGAACGGTTCCCCCGTGGCTATGATCCCACTCCGGATGGGCATCTCAATCCCCAATTTGTGTTGGAAAAGCTGAGTGAAACCGTAGGTCCTGAGGCTATCTACTGTGCCGGTGTGGGACAGCACCAGATGTGGTCGGCACAGTTCATTGACTTTGAACACCCACGCTCCTGGATTAACTCCGGTGGTGCCGGAACTATGGGCTATGCCGTCCCGGCGGCCCTTGGTGCCAAGGCAGCATGCCCGGATAAGGAGGTGTGGGCGATTGACGGTGACGGTTGCTTCCAAATGACCAACCAGGAGCTCACCACCGCCGTATTGGAAGGCTTTCCGTTTAAGGTTGCCGTCATCAATAACGGCAACCTCGGCATGGTCCGTCAGTGGCAGACACTGTTCTTTAATGAGAACTACTCCAATACCAAGCTGCGAGAACGAGATGTCTATACCCCCGACTTCGTCCGCCTGGCAGAGGCGCTGGGGAGCGAGGCTATCCGCGTCACCTGTGAGGAAGAAGTGGTGCCGGCCATTGAACGGGCCCGCGCAGTCAATGACCGCCCCGTGGTTATTGACTTCATCGTTGGTGAGGACGCTCAAGTCTGGCCAATGATCGGTGGTGGGGCGTCTAACGAAGAAATTCAATATGCCCGCGGCTTGCGCCCGCTGTTTGATGAAAATGAATCGGCAGCAGAAACTCCTGCCGATATCGACGAGACTATCCAGGAGGTATAG
- the ilvN gene encoding acetolactate synthase small subunit, whose protein sequence is MAPSDVSRHTLSVLVEDVEGILSRVTGMFSRRGYSIISLVSAQTENPGINRLTIVVDASERIMEQVTKQLNKIVPVIKVVELEADSTVARALMLVKVAANNANRPQVVDAVNIFRARVVDVAQESVVVEATGTPGKLAALLDVLESFGVLELVQSGDVALGRGPKAMAPPRN, encoded by the coding sequence GTGGCCCCCAGTGACGTTTCCCGGCATACCCTGTCGGTCCTGGTAGAAGACGTAGAGGGAATCTTGTCGCGCGTGACCGGCATGTTTTCCCGGCGTGGTTACAGCATCATTTCGCTGGTTTCTGCACAAACGGAAAATCCAGGGATTAACCGGCTGACCATCGTGGTCGATGCTTCCGAAAGGATTATGGAACAGGTGACCAAGCAGCTCAACAAGATTGTGCCGGTCATTAAAGTGGTGGAGCTCGAAGCAGACTCGACCGTGGCGCGAGCCCTGATGCTGGTCAAGGTGGCTGCGAATAATGCCAACCGGCCGCAGGTGGTCGATGCCGTTAATATCTTCCGTGCCCGCGTGGTAGACGTGGCACAAGAATCAGTGGTGGTGGAGGCTACCGGTACCCCTGGAAAGCTGGCGGCGCTTCTCGATGTCCTGGAGTCATTCGGTGTGCTCGAGCTGGTGCAGTCTGGTGACGTGGCCTTAGGACGTGGTCCCAAGGCGATGGCACCTCCGCGAAATTAA
- the ilvC gene encoding ketol-acid reductoisomerase, whose product MAIETFYDDDADLSIIQGRKVAVIGYGSQGHAHSQNLRDSGVEVVIGLREGSKSAAKAEEAGFEVKTVAEAAKWADVIMLLAPDTSQKQIFEDEIAPNLEGGNALLFGHGLNIHFKLIEPQANVTVGMVAPKGPGHLVRRQFVDGKGVPCLIATEQDPKGEGHDLTLSYAAAIGGARAGVIPTTFEAETVTDLFGEQAVLCGGVEFLIRTGFEVLTEAGYEPEMAYFEVLHEMKLIVDLMFEGGIANMNYSVSDTAEFGGYISGPRVIDADAKQRMKDILSDIQDGTFTKRLLANIEGGNKELESLREEFAQHDIEKTGIKLRDLMSWVKNPLDATA is encoded by the coding sequence ATGGCTATTGAAACCTTCTACGACGATGATGCGGATCTGTCTATCATTCAGGGTCGCAAGGTAGCCGTTATTGGCTACGGCTCCCAGGGGCACGCGCACTCGCAGAACCTGCGCGATTCCGGCGTCGAGGTTGTTATTGGTCTGCGTGAAGGCTCCAAGTCGGCGGCGAAGGCCGAGGAAGCCGGTTTTGAGGTCAAGACCGTTGCAGAAGCTGCCAAGTGGGCAGACGTAATCATGCTGCTGGCACCAGATACCTCTCAGAAGCAGATCTTTGAAGATGAAATTGCCCCCAACTTGGAAGGCGGCAATGCGCTGCTGTTTGGGCACGGCTTGAATATCCACTTTAAGCTGATTGAACCACAGGCCAATGTCACCGTCGGCATGGTTGCCCCTAAGGGGCCTGGCCATCTGGTTCGCCGCCAGTTCGTTGACGGCAAGGGCGTTCCGTGCCTCATCGCTACCGAACAGGATCCTAAAGGCGAAGGCCATGATCTGACTCTGTCTTATGCTGCAGCCATCGGCGGTGCGCGTGCCGGCGTTATCCCGACGACCTTTGAAGCAGAGACGGTTACTGACCTCTTTGGCGAGCAGGCCGTCCTGTGTGGTGGCGTAGAGTTTCTGATTCGCACCGGCTTCGAGGTTCTGACTGAGGCTGGCTACGAGCCAGAAATGGCCTACTTTGAGGTGCTGCACGAGATGAAGCTCATCGTGGACCTGATGTTTGAGGGTGGCATCGCCAACATGAACTACTCGGTATCTGATACCGCCGAGTTTGGCGGCTACATTTCTGGCCCTCGCGTTATTGATGCCGATGCCAAGCAGCGCATGAAGGATATCTTGTCCGATATCCAGGATGGCACCTTCACCAAGCGCCTGCTGGCCAATATTGAGGGCGGCAACAAGGAGCTGGAGAGTCTGCGTGAGGAATTTGCGCAGCACGACATTGAAAAGACCGGCATCAAGCTGCGCGATTTGATGAGCTGGGTCAAGAACCCGCTGGATGCTACGGCCTAG
- a CDS encoding GmrSD restriction endonuclease domain-containing protein, whose product MGFTTPSYDLKDLFARIDRGDIQLPDFQRSYAWDEDRIRSLIVSVLRGYPIGALMALDTRNEKMRFRPRALAGAPDTGVDPGLLLLDGQQRLTTLFHCFNGEGFVDTTDFRKKKIHRRFFIDIRAAVRGNLMPDDAIFAVNQDGKICSHFAPAIESEILTREDALENMCIPVASLLSEDGVGMLFELAATKQEYSAELAAFNNRIIRPLSGYDLPMIRLSRETERAGIGSIFAQANSAGLQMDVFDLLTAVFASEDPSFHLAADWQEVEKDLRKSPALDGIGRTEFLSAVSLLVSGEKGCAGGQREDILKLSLAEYKSAANDLRITFREVSEFLAERCILSMDQVPFNEQIVPLAVIIARLAKRGGALSTEQSWNRINQWFWCGVFGELYGSSAVQLRAARDVDEVTEWVAGATDETPKTVADATFRESRLLSVDGKDGVWHGLYALLMARGAKDWRTGKAFTRHTFEELKPGFFPVFPLNWCKRHGVDPVLAESVMNYTPMGKRTEVVLDGFAPNRYLPRVQSKSIMEDAQFDEVLASHEMNLEYLRASQPREFLADRRHRFLGIVEYALGKPVIRDVDEANLFGGEEGPQAFDR is encoded by the coding sequence ATGGGCTTTACGACGCCAAGCTATGATCTCAAAGACCTTTTTGCACGAATTGATCGCGGGGATATCCAGTTACCTGACTTCCAGCGCAGCTATGCCTGGGATGAAGATCGTATTCGATCTCTTATTGTTTCCGTGCTGCGCGGTTATCCCATCGGCGCGCTCATGGCTCTTGACACCCGAAACGAAAAGATGCGCTTTCGTCCCCGTGCCCTTGCGGGCGCACCTGACACTGGCGTCGACCCCGGCTTGCTCCTTTTAGACGGGCAGCAGCGCCTGACCACCCTGTTTCACTGCTTCAACGGCGAGGGCTTCGTAGATACCACTGACTTCCGCAAGAAGAAGATTCACCGCCGCTTCTTTATCGATATTCGCGCAGCCGTACGCGGCAATCTTATGCCGGATGATGCCATCTTCGCGGTCAATCAAGACGGCAAGATTTGCTCGCACTTCGCACCGGCAATCGAGAGCGAAATCCTAACGCGCGAAGATGCGCTAGAGAATATGTGCATTCCCGTGGCTTCTCTGCTCAGTGAAGACGGCGTCGGTATGCTTTTTGAACTTGCGGCGACCAAGCAGGAATACAGCGCGGAACTGGCGGCCTTTAATAATCGCATCATTCGGCCATTGTCCGGTTATGACCTGCCAATGATTCGACTTTCCCGCGAGACGGAGCGAGCCGGCATCGGCTCGATTTTTGCCCAAGCGAACTCGGCCGGCTTGCAGATGGACGTATTCGATCTGCTCACTGCCGTCTTTGCCTCTGAGGACCCCAGCTTCCACTTGGCCGCTGATTGGCAAGAAGTGGAAAAGGATCTGCGTAAGTCCCCAGCCTTGGATGGAATTGGGCGCACCGAGTTCCTCTCTGCAGTATCGCTTCTGGTCTCCGGTGAAAAGGGCTGTGCAGGTGGCCAGCGCGAGGATATTTTGAAGTTGTCATTGGCGGAGTACAAGTCGGCAGCCAACGATCTGCGCATTACCTTCCGTGAGGTATCAGAGTTCTTGGCGGAGCGGTGCATCCTCAGCATGGATCAGGTTCCGTTTAATGAGCAGATTGTTCCCCTGGCAGTCATTATCGCCCGCTTGGCCAAGCGCGGGGGAGCGCTTTCTACCGAGCAGTCCTGGAACCGTATCAACCAATGGTTCTGGTGTGGCGTCTTTGGCGAGCTCTACGGCTCTTCTGCAGTGCAGCTGCGTGCAGCTCGCGACGTAGATGAGGTCACCGAATGGGTAGCCGGTGCAACGGACGAGACGCCGAAGACCGTCGCTGATGCCACCTTCCGTGAATCCCGGCTGCTTTCCGTAGATGGCAAAGATGGCGTATGGCACGGACTCTATGCCCTCCTTATGGCGCGCGGCGCGAAGGACTGGCGCACTGGAAAGGCCTTCACTCGGCATACCTTTGAAGAGCTCAAGCCAGGCTTTTTCCCTGTGTTCCCGCTAAATTGGTGCAAGCGTCACGGAGTTGATCCCGTCTTGGCTGAGTCGGTGATGAACTACACCCCGATGGGCAAACGAACCGAGGTAGTGCTCGACGGTTTCGCTCCCAACCGCTACCTACCTCGCGTTCAGTCCAAGTCCATCATGGAAGATGCGCAATTTGATGAGGTGCTAGCATCCCACGAAATGAACCTGGAATATCTGCGCGCATCGCAGCCGCGTGAATTCCTTGCGGACCGCCGTCACCGATTCTTGGGCATTGTGGAATATGCTTTAGGTAAACCCGTTATCCGCGATGTGGATGAAGCAAACCTTTTTGGTGGAGAGGAAGGTCCGCAAGCTTTTGATCGCTAA